The following coding sequences lie in one Treponema socranskii subsp. buccale genomic window:
- a CDS encoding AbgT family transporter — translation MDTANRKAENKRQLSGMLGFIERAGNKIPHPIYMFIVFFFLTLVLSAICAAAGVKAVNPVNDKEVAAVNLLTAGGIADILKSFPSVWASFAPIGAVFIATLGLGVANGSGFLKGILSLASNFKSKFIVTMIVVLIGINGNLIGDTAFVVFPPLIAILYINLKRNPLAGLFTAYASVACGFGAALVVGNGDAMLAGMTEAAARLVDPAMVVSPASGYYFMLISTILLSPAIAWVSIKFVEKKLDDTGMGVEFELKEEEHIKVSLSAVENKAMKSAALGLAGLVLVLVAMGFKGMPFAPPEGKSFAFSPMLRAIPAVILFVFAVPGYVYGKITGSIKEFKDIFAMMTNEIKTIAPFFLICFFASQFISVFAKSNLGTIIAIKCGLFLKNSGIHGVGLFIAFVFLIAIINLFVSSMSAKWAVLSTVFVPMLLIAGITPAATQMAYRIGDSLTNNITPTFAYLGIILTYAQKYDKRAQTGTVMAYMLPFSIAFTLVWVLLLVLWTVSGLPIGPGYHVFM, via the coding sequence ATGGATACTGCAAATCGGAAAGCCGAAAATAAGCGACAGCTTTCGGGTATGTTGGGTTTTATCGAAAGGGCGGGAAATAAAATTCCGCATCCGATTTATATGTTTATCGTGTTTTTCTTTTTGACGCTGGTTCTTTCGGCGATCTGCGCCGCGGCAGGAGTCAAAGCGGTTAATCCGGTAAATGATAAAGAAGTCGCCGCCGTCAATCTGCTTACGGCGGGAGGTATTGCCGATATTTTGAAAAGCTTTCCGTCGGTGTGGGCAAGTTTCGCTCCGATAGGCGCGGTGTTTATCGCGACATTGGGACTCGGCGTTGCAAACGGCAGCGGATTTTTAAAAGGCATTCTGTCGCTTGCAAGCAATTTCAAATCGAAATTCATCGTAACGATGATCGTTGTTTTGATCGGCATCAACGGAAACCTGATCGGCGACACCGCGTTTGTCGTATTTCCTCCGCTCATTGCGATCCTGTATATAAATTTGAAACGCAATCCGCTGGCGGGACTCTTTACGGCGTATGCATCGGTGGCTTGCGGATTCGGAGCCGCCTTGGTCGTCGGAAACGGAGACGCCATGCTTGCAGGTATGACCGAAGCTGCCGCGCGTTTGGTGGATCCGGCGATGGTCGTTTCACCGGCGAGCGGATATTATTTTATGCTCATATCGACGATTTTGTTAAGCCCCGCAATCGCATGGGTGTCTATCAAATTCGTAGAGAAAAAACTCGACGACACGGGCATGGGAGTCGAATTCGAACTTAAAGAAGAAGAGCATATAAAAGTTTCGCTTTCAGCCGTGGAAAATAAAGCAATGAAATCGGCGGCATTGGGGTTGGCGGGGCTGGTTTTGGTTCTCGTTGCCATGGGATTCAAAGGAATGCCCTTTGCGCCGCCCGAAGGAAAATCTTTTGCATTCAGCCCGATGCTCCGAGCCATCCCTGCCGTTATCCTGTTTGTGTTCGCCGTTCCCGGCTACGTATACGGAAAAATTACCGGCTCGATTAAGGAATTTAAAGACATATTCGCTATGATGACGAACGAAATAAAAACGATTGCGCCGTTTTTCCTCATTTGTTTTTTTGCGAGCCAATTTATCTCCGTATTTGCAAAGAGCAATTTGGGAACGATCATCGCAATCAAGTGCGGTCTGTTTTTGAAGAACAGCGGCATTCACGGCGTCGGTCTCTTTATCGCCTTCGTATTCCTTATCGCGATCATAAACCTCTTCGTCAGCAGTATGAGCGCGAAATGGGCGGTGCTCTCTACGGTTTTCGTTCCCATGCTTTTGATTGCCGGCATAACTCCTGCAGCAACGCAAATGGCATATCGCATCGGTGACAGCTTGACAAACAATATTACGCCGACGTTCGCATACTTGGGCATTATCCTTACCTATGCGCAAAAATACGATAAACGTGCGCAGACCGGTACGGTTATGGCATATATGCTGCCGTTTTCAATCGCGTTTACGCTCGTGTGGGTTCTTTTACTCGTATTGTGGACGGTTTCCGGTCTCCCGATCGGACCGGGATATCACGTATTTATGTAG
- a CDS encoding MalY/PatB family protein, with translation MIYDFDAITDRTHSNSVKYDEAEKKFGTKDLIPLWIADMDFPTARPIIDAMAERNKNGIFGYTSRPDSYFESVRDWQAKRNGWTFDTALASFCPGVVPALAAIVDRFSGEGDDILFLTPVYSEFFSVTQNCGRNPLTVPLIQKDGGAVDIDFDAFEKALQKKPALFIFCHPHNPLGRVWKKSELQKIAELCIRYKVPIISDEIHADLMLWGNKHIPLASVGPEAASCTITCTSATKTFNLAGLQASTIIFPDKAAKEKFDAFWHRIDVHRNNCFSVVAVEAAFRYGEEWLGQVLHYIEANMKYVKEYIDTNIPQIKTYIPESTYLMWLDCRGLGFTGDELAEFMAKKARLGLNDGRAFGAEAGYMRINVACPRSILTKALAQLKEAVERK, from the coding sequence ATGATATATGATTTCGATGCGATAACGGACAGAACGCACAGCAATTCGGTGAAATATGACGAGGCCGAAAAAAAATTCGGTACGAAAGATCTTATTCCGTTGTGGATTGCCGATATGGATTTTCCGACCGCTCGGCCGATTATCGATGCGATGGCGGAGCGGAATAAAAACGGGATTTTCGGCTATACGTCACGTCCCGATTCGTATTTTGAATCCGTCCGGGACTGGCAGGCAAAAAGGAACGGGTGGACATTCGATACCGCCCTCGCATCTTTTTGTCCGGGGGTCGTACCCGCTTTAGCTGCTATTGTGGATCGGTTCAGCGGCGAGGGCGACGATATTTTATTTTTGACGCCGGTATATTCGGAATTTTTCAGCGTTACGCAAAACTGCGGCAGAAACCCGCTTACCGTTCCTCTTATTCAAAAAGACGGCGGTGCGGTCGATATCGATTTCGACGCATTCGAAAAAGCGCTGCAAAAAAAGCCTGCGTTATTTATTTTTTGTCATCCTCACAATCCGCTCGGCCGCGTCTGGAAAAAATCCGAACTGCAGAAAATAGCCGAGTTGTGTATCCGCTATAAAGTGCCGATCATATCCGACGAAATTCATGCGGATCTTATGCTGTGGGGGAACAAGCATATTCCCTTAGCTTCCGTCGGTCCGGAGGCGGCTTCCTGTACGATTACCTGTACATCGGCGACAAAAACATTCAACCTTGCAGGCTTGCAGGCATCGACGATTATCTTTCCCGATAAAGCGGCAAAAGAAAAATTTGACGCATTTTGGCACCGCATAGACGTTCATAGAAACAACTGTTTCAGTGTCGTTGCGGTCGAAGCCGCCTTCAGATACGGTGAAGAATGGCTTGGACAGGTACTGCATTACATTGAAGCCAATATGAAATACGTAAAGGAATATATCGATACGAATATTCCCCAAATAAAAACCTATATACCCGAAAGTACGTATTTGATGTGGCTCGACTGCCGCGGACTCGGCTTTACCGGCGACGAACTCGCGGAATTTATGGCGAAAAAAGCGCGTTTGGGATTAAACGACGGACGCGCATTCGGTGCCGAAGCCGGATATATGCGGATCAACGTCGCCTGTCCGCGCTCGATATTAACAAAAGCTTTGGCACAGCTTAAAGAAGCCGTCGAAAGAAAATAA
- a CDS encoding M20 metallopeptidase family protein has product MLKDMEEYVIALRRKFHKIPEISLKEKETSEYIRRELETLGVSYESVGEYGTVASIKGDLPGKIYAFRSDIDALPINEDTLLEFKSEHAGCMHACGHDGHIAILLTFARELAAMKSELKGTVYLCFQQAEEIGKGHREIIDYLKTVGKIETMVSSHLWADIPVGKISLQAGAVMAGTTSFHLTVTGKSCHGSRPDQGIDPINAGAMIVGEAFRIKDREFSPLQHNTLSFGLFHSGTATNIIPDQAELGGTMRFFSDAERTQLFSVLDRSCKAAEILTGAKAEWKPLVGLPPVVNDPASIAKALPSAQAVFGDKNVIRFEKIMGADNYGCYLQEFPGFYAFIGIRNEEKGICHAHHSSKFDMDESALPNAVRFYIDFIRKNM; this is encoded by the coding sequence ATGCTGAAAGATATGGAAGAATACGTTATCGCACTCAGGCGAAAATTTCACAAAATTCCGGAAATTTCTTTAAAAGAAAAAGAAACTTCCGAATATATCCGGCGCGAACTTGAAACGTTGGGTGTTTCGTATGAATCCGTCGGCGAATACGGTACGGTCGCAAGTATCAAAGGCGATCTGCCCGGCAAGATATATGCGTTCCGATCCGATATCGATGCGCTGCCTATAAACGAAGATACGTTGCTCGAATTTAAATCAGAGCATGCGGGCTGTATGCATGCGTGCGGGCACGACGGCCACATCGCAATTCTTTTGACCTTTGCGCGGGAACTTGCGGCTATGAAATCGGAACTCAAAGGAACCGTTTACCTCTGTTTTCAGCAGGCGGAAGAAATCGGCAAAGGGCATCGGGAGATTATCGACTATCTCAAAACCGTCGGAAAAATTGAAACGATGGTGAGCTCTCATCTTTGGGCGGATATTCCCGTCGGAAAAATATCGCTGCAGGCGGGAGCGGTGATGGCGGGAACGACGAGCTTTCACCTGACCGTAACCGGAAAAAGCTGTCACGGCTCGCGCCCCGATCAAGGTATCGACCCCATCAACGCCGGTGCAATGATCGTCGGAGAAGCTTTCCGAATTAAAGACAGGGAATTCAGTCCGCTTCAGCACAATACGCTGAGCTTCGGATTATTTCACAGCGGTACTGCGACAAATATCATTCCCGATCAGGCGGAACTCGGCGGAACGATGCGTTTTTTTTCGGACGCCGAACGCACGCAATTATTTTCTGTCCTCGACAGAAGCTGCAAAGCGGCGGAAATACTGACCGGTGCAAAGGCGGAATGGAAGCCGCTCGTCGGTCTTCCTCCCGTTGTAAACGATCCGGCAAGTATTGCAAAAGCGCTTCCGTCGGCACAGGCCGTTTTCGGAGATAAAAACGTCATCCGATTTGAAAAGATTATGGGAGCCGATAATTACGGTTGTTATCTGCAGGAGTTTCCGGGCTTCTATGCATTTATCGGTATCAGAAACGAAGAAAAAGGAATTTGCCACGCACATCACAGCAGTAAATTCGATATGGACGAATCGGCGCTGCCGAATGCCGTTCGTTTTTATATCGATTTTATACGCAAAAATATGTAG